One Prunus dulcis chromosome 8, ALMONDv2, whole genome shotgun sequence DNA window includes the following coding sequences:
- the LOC117612234 gene encoding membrane protein of ER body-like protein: MEAMKQWEETEEVGEALRGRLPHQQQSNTISTTVSSDFVFSSETSSEAEEGEEVEERPRNDTFISGKNGGTESPYGISGFNGENVDFLTSKKNPGDETVEVKEESLSYQKSVVVSVTNQQDVDDMKGEELPSFDSSPSKQAIEQNGHYTSVNNGTTERGGVNLREIREQEVSELYLERVYEKPAAHDFYCPNCNSCITKVIIRSRELENVPPTAPPPVIDDPIRCTSCFSFLIPAGNWFFPKSVPKDEGNLNEQGTDIENSVEGGVSAPSHDLDGAPQDQNSKTASVSKGPVPNEAVGASVGATAKPSGNNLQGSVGFEVPVPSHDLNETFHDEKLPMPIQSVGVSKATRTDKAPVPGEAVEVSFGVGAKDKPSVTTSESSTAGVEASIPSHDLKGTVHNLKPSVLAQSIGVTVVVTTKPPAPEIDVVPSSEDAQQLIENDAGLAKTEIHDSTIVTIVPEPTIITEPADTKTFEIIKSIVYGGLTEAITSLGIVTSAASADTATLNILALALANLIGGLFIIGHNLWELKNDESRVPSSQTDELVDRYQKVLGKKDNFLLHASVAILSFIVFGLVPPVVYSFSFRQSNNRDLKMAAVAVASLLCIIILAIGKAYTQKPPKYIKTLLYYVAIGIGVGGVSYLAGDLIDKLIEKLGWFSSNVSGTLPLPQMAIVKPALESY, from the exons ATGGAAGCAATGAAGCAGTGGGAGGAGACAGAGGAAGTGGGTGAGGCTTTGAGAGGAAGGCTGCCTCACCAGCAGCAAAGCAACACAATCTCCACCACTGTCTCTAGTGATTTTGTATTTTCCTCGGAGACTTCTAGTGAAGCTGAAGAGGGTGAAGAAGTCGAGGAAAGGCCAAGAAATGACACTTTTATCTCTGGCAAAAATGGAG GTACTGAATCTCCATATGGGATCTCTGGATTCAATGGTgaaaatgttgattttcttaCTTCCAAGAAAAATCCTGGAGATGAAACAGTGGAAGTAAAAGAAGAGAGCCTAAGCTATCAAAAGAGTGTTGTTGTTAGTGTTACCAACCAGCAAGATGTGGATGATATGAAGGGTGAAGAATTACCTAGTTTTGATTCTTCACCCTCCAAGCAGGCAATTGAGCAAAATGGGCATTATACTTCTGTCAACAATGGGACGACTGAACGTGGGGGAGTTAACTTGAGAGAAATAAGAGAACAAGAAGTTTCTGAGTTATATCTTGAAAGGGTGTATGAGAAGCCGGCTGCGCATGATTTCTACTGTCCTAATTGCAATTCTTGCATCACAAAGGTTATTATTCGCAGCAGAGAATTGGAAAATGTACCTCCTACTGCACCACCCCCTGTGATAGATGATCCGATTAGATGCACTTCGTGCTTTAGTTTCCTCATTCCTGCAG GCAATTGGTTCTTTCCTAAATCAGTACCTAAAGATGAGGGAAACCTTAATGAGCAAG GAACTGATATTGAAAACAGTGTTGAAGGTGGAGTGTCAGCTCCATCACATGACCTGGATGGAGCACCACAAGATCAAAATAGTAAAACTGCATCAGTAAGTAAAGGTCCAGTGCCTAATGAGGCTGTTGGAGCTAGTGTAGGTGCAACAGCTAAGCCCTCAGGAAATAATCTACAGGGTAGTGTTGGATTTGAAGTTCCAGTTCCATCACATGACTTGAATGAAACATTTCATGATGAAAAACTTCCAATGCCTATTCAGTCAGTTGGAGTTAGTAAAGCTACAAGAACAGATAAAGCTCCAGTTCCTGGTGAGGCTGTTGAAGTTAGTTTTGGAGTCGGTGCAAAGGATAAACCTTCCGTAACCACCTCTGAGAGCAGTACTGCTGGAGTTGAAGCGTCAATTCCATCACATGACTTGAAGGGAACAGTACATAATCTAAAACCTTCAGTACTTGCTCAGTCAATTGGAGTTACTGTAGTTGTAACCACCAAGCCCCCAGCACCTGAAATAGATGTTGTACCCAGTTCAGAAGATGCCCAACAACTTATAGAAAATGATGCAG GGCTAGCTAAAACAGAAATTCATGATAGTACTATAGTCACTATTGTGCCAGAACCAACAATTATAACTGAACCAGCTGATACTAAAACTTTTGAAATCATCAAAAGCATTGTATATGGTGGTTTAACTGAAGCAATTACAAGCTTAGGCATCGTGACATCTGCAGCCAGTGCTGATACTGCAACAT TGAACATTCTAGCTTTGGCATTGGCAAACTTGATTGGTGGACTTTTCATCATTGGTCATAAC CTTTGGGAACTGAAGAATGATGAATCAAGAGTGCCCTCCAGTCAGACAGATGAACTTGTGGATAGATACCAAAAAGTACTAGGGAAAAAAGACAATTTCCTTCTTCATGCCTCTGTTGCTATATTATCATTCATTGTTTTCGGGTTAGTGCCTCCTGTGGTTTACAGCTTCTCATTCCGTCAGAGCAACAACAGGGACCTAAAGATGGCAGCAGTTGCAGTGGCTTCTCttttatgcatcataattCTTGCAATTGGAAAGGCTTACACCCAGAAGCCACCAAAGTACATCAAAACTTTGCTGTACTATGTTGCCATTGGGATCGGGGTTGGAGGTGTTTCTTACTTAGCAGGTGACCTGATTGACAAACTCATAGAGAAGCTTGGCTGGTTCTCCTCAAATGTATCTGGCACGCTGCCTCTTCCTCAGATGGCTATAGTGAAGCCTGCATTGGAGTCCTACTGA